The following proteins are co-located in the Lacticaseibacillus paracasei subsp. paracasei genome:
- a CDS encoding DNA-directed RNA polymerase subunit beta, translated as MDSQYPKRIFHIIKIWLMIALIALILGLLIGFALGEGNPLKLFLPSTWVHFFKFLR; from the coding sequence ATGGACTCACAATATCCTAAACGCATCTTCCACATCATTAAAATTTGGCTGATGATAGCCTTAATCGCACTGATATTGGGCTTATTGATTGGCTTTGCTCTTGGGGAAGGTAATCCGCTTAAGTTGTTCCTACCATCAACATGGGTGCACTTCTT